From Pedobacter indicus, a single genomic window includes:
- a CDS encoding endonuclease/exonuclease/phosphatase family protein: MKNTRLSIALILLMSFLSIPLTYAQKGKTLKVMTYNIHHANPPSKERFIDLPAIAKVINESGADLVALQEVDVHTQRSGKEINQAAELGRLTGMNHFFVKGIDYEGGEYGIAVLSRFKILKTDSLRLPMKEGIGGEPRVLALITVKPAKGKKMVFGSTHLDLKPETRVLQAEAITAHLKDLKLPVILGGDFNAKPESDEIGIFDQHFKRSSIPNGFTIPVTKPNREIDFIMFKPEDRFEVVKHEVIDEQYASDHLPVYVELEY, translated from the coding sequence ATGAAAAACACCCGTTTGTCCATCGCTCTTATCTTGCTGATGTCGTTTCTGAGTATACCTTTAACTTATGCCCAAAAAGGAAAGACTCTGAAGGTTATGACCTATAATATCCACCATGCAAACCCTCCCAGTAAAGAAAGGTTTATCGATTTGCCTGCTATAGCAAAGGTGATCAACGAAAGCGGAGCCGACTTAGTCGCTCTGCAAGAAGTAGACGTCCACACCCAACGATCGGGTAAAGAAATTAATCAGGCTGCAGAATTAGGTCGTTTAACCGGAATGAATCATTTCTTTGTCAAAGGGATCGATTATGAAGGCGGCGAATATGGGATAGCAGTTTTGTCACGTTTTAAAATCCTGAAAACCGACAGCCTTCGCCTACCTATGAAGGAAGGCATTGGCGGAGAGCCTCGTGTGTTAGCCTTAATTACTGTGAAGCCTGCTAAAGGCAAAAAGATGGTTTTCGGTAGTACACATCTTGATTTAAAGCCCGAAACAAGAGTTTTGCAGGCAGAGGCTATTACGGCCCATCTCAAGGATCTTAAGCTGCCTGTTATTCTTGGCGGCGATTTTAACGCCAAACCCGAAAGCGATGAGATTGGTATTTTTGATCAACATTTCAAACGAAGCAGCATTCCCAATGGCTTCACCATCCCCGTAACCAAGCCAAATCGAGAAATTGATTTCATTATGTTTAAGCCAGAAGATCGTTTCGAAGTTGTTAAACATGAGGTAATTGATGAGCAGTATGCATCAGATCATTTGCCCGTTTACGTAGAACTGGAATATTAA
- a CDS encoding metallophosphoesterase family protein, with protein MSISKPTRRSFLQLTGVGALTSLISPLDVFAGAELAKVMQVTEFEAPYLQNLGPEQVAISVVDTKDAVTWVELTDGGTTRKIVNQQDGFLEAGKGPKTFKINNLVPGKEYSYRVYRKEITLFKPYDLQYGETRKTKDYTFRTPSPSSESVSCLIMNDIHDRPHSFAHLMALNSEPYDFVVFNGDTFDYQTDEAQLIDHLFLPTSALFSAEKPMLMIRGNHETRGKYARDFKNYFSYPDNQYYFSFQQGPVHFIVLDTGEDKPDDAEVYGGIVNFDAFREEQARWLEELMRSKAYRKSPYKVVFMHIPPFHSGDWHGTMHCRELFAPLFEKYKVDLVISGHTHRYGIHQANNEHSFPIVIGGGPQEGKRTIIHLTADKSKLSISMKDDSGRVVGELTI; from the coding sequence ATGAGTATAAGCAAACCAACCCGCCGTAGTTTTCTTCAGCTAACAGGTGTTGGTGCACTAACTTCGTTGATTTCTCCCCTTGATGTTTTTGCTGGTGCAGAGCTGGCGAAGGTGATGCAGGTGACCGAATTTGAAGCACCCTACCTACAGAATTTGGGTCCGGAACAGGTAGCCATTTCTGTGGTTGATACGAAAGATGCCGTTACGTGGGTTGAATTGACCGATGGGGGGACGACCCGGAAGATCGTTAATCAGCAGGATGGCTTTCTGGAAGCAGGTAAAGGACCGAAGACGTTTAAGATAAATAACTTAGTGCCGGGAAAGGAATATAGCTACCGTGTCTATCGAAAAGAAATTACTCTTTTTAAACCTTACGATCTTCAGTATGGTGAGACGCGCAAGACAAAAGATTATACGTTTAGAACACCTTCGCCTTCGTCTGAGTCGGTTTCTTGTCTGATCATGAATGATATCCATGATCGGCCACATTCTTTTGCACATCTGATGGCATTAAATAGTGAACCGTATGATTTTGTGGTTTTTAACGGTGATACGTTCGACTATCAAACTGATGAAGCGCAGCTAATAGATCACCTGTTCCTTCCAACGAGTGCTTTGTTCTCAGCAGAAAAACCGATGTTGATGATACGCGGAAATCATGAGACACGAGGGAAATATGCACGTGATTTTAAAAATTATTTCAGCTATCCGGACAATCAATATTACTTTAGCTTTCAGCAGGGTCCGGTACATTTTATTGTACTCGATACGGGTGAAGATAAGCCAGATGATGCTGAAGTTTATGGAGGGATTGTGAATTTCGATGCTTTCCGGGAAGAACAAGCACGTTGGCTTGAAGAGCTGATGAGGAGTAAGGCCTATCGGAAGTCACCTTATAAAGTGGTTTTCATGCATATACCGCCTTTTCATTCTGGTGACTGGCATGGTACGATGCACTGTAGAGAACTTTTTGCCCCTCTTTTTGAAAAATATAAAGTCGACTTGGTTATTTCAGGTCATACACATCGATATGGAATCCATCAGGCGAATAACGAGCATTCGTTCCCGATTGTCATTGGTGGCGGACCGCAAGAGGGTAAACGAACAATTATCCATTTGACAGCCGATAAGTCTAAGCTTTCGATATCCATGAAAGATGATTCCGGCAGAGTTGTAGGTGAGCTTACTATCTAA